A genomic stretch from Longimicrobium sp. includes:
- the ndk gene encoding nucleoside-diphosphate kinase, translated as MARTFAIIKPDAVQNGHAGNIIAHVQKAGFRILGMKLTQISLPQAQKFYEVHAERGFYGELVEFMSSGPSVVLALEADNAVALWRETIGSTDPAEAAEGTIRKLYAENKGRNAVHGSDSDENAAIEIAFFFSGTELVG; from the coding sequence ATGGCACGTACTTTCGCCATCATCAAGCCCGACGCCGTGCAGAACGGCCATGCCGGCAACATCATCGCCCACGTCCAGAAGGCGGGCTTCCGCATTTTGGGCATGAAGCTCACGCAGATCAGCCTTCCGCAGGCGCAGAAGTTCTACGAGGTGCACGCGGAGCGCGGGTTCTACGGCGAGCTCGTGGAGTTCATGTCCAGCGGCCCGTCCGTGGTCCTGGCGCTGGAGGCCGACAACGCGGTGGCCCTGTGGCGCGAGACCATCGGCAGCACCGACCCGGCCGAGGCTGCGGAGGGCACCATCCGCAAGCTGTACGCGGAGAACAAGGGCCGCAACGCGGTGCACGGCTCCGACAGCGACGAGAACGCCGCCATCGAGATCGCCTTCTTCTTCAGCGGCACCGAGCTGGTGGGCTGA